One part of the Rothia sp. ZJ932 genome encodes these proteins:
- a CDS encoding LGFP repeat-containing protein, translating to MTILTRTKVLKTAAAAVGVASALTAGLIAPAHAVEPVENPAVSSPAAAQPTGNAYYQPFDGGVHVRHDFLGTHTVRGGIFAAWHTNHSLTARGASQVSDLMPTTNETPIAGGFQQAFGLANQGRGYYFWSEATGAHFVDLDTAAGQFYIKNGGPQELGFPTGEVVTVDGVSVLPTQYGAFTATFKDGAAIAQFIPNPAGN from the coding sequence ATGACTATTTTAACTCGAACCAAGGTCTTGAAGACTGCTGCAGCAGCGGTGGGTGTCGCGTCCGCTCTGACTGCTGGACTCATTGCCCCCGCTCACGCGGTAGAGCCGGTCGAGAACCCGGCAGTCAGCTCGCCTGCTGCAGCCCAGCCAACCGGTAACGCTTACTACCAGCCTTTCGACGGTGGGGTGCATGTAAGGCATGATTTTCTGGGAACCCACACCGTTCGGGGCGGAATTTTCGCGGCATGGCACACCAACCACTCCCTCACCGCCCGCGGTGCCAGCCAAGTCTCTGACCTCATGCCTACCACCAACGAAACCCCTATTGCTGGAGGTTTCCAGCAAGCCTTTGGTCTAGCCAATCAGGGCCGCGGCTACTACTTCTGGAGCGAGGCAACCGGCGCCCACTTCGTTGATCTCGATACCGCAGCCGGTCAGTTTTACATCAAAAACGGCGGCCCCCAAGAACTGGGCTTCCCCACCGGCGAGGTTGTCACCGTTGATGGTGTGAGCGTCCTACCCACACAGTACGGCGCTTTCACCGCCACCTTCAAAGACGGTGCAGCGATCGCCCAGTTCATACCCAACCCGGCGGGTAACTAA